One genomic window of Peromyscus maniculatus bairdii isolate BWxNUB_F1_BW_parent chromosome 2, HU_Pman_BW_mat_3.1, whole genome shotgun sequence includes the following:
- the LOC143271979 gene encoding non-histone chromosomal protein HMG-14 has translation MPKRKVSADGAAKAEPKRRSARLSAKPAPAKVDAKPKKAAGKDKPSDKKVQTKGKRGAKGKQAEVADQQTTDVPAENGEAENQSPASEVEEKEAKSD, from the coding sequence ATGCCCAAGAGGAAGGTTAGCGCGGACGGAGCGGCCAAGGCGGAGCCCAAGCGGCGCTCGGCGAGGCTGTCGGCCAAGCCCGCCCCTGCCAAGGTGGACGCGAAGCCGAAGAAGGCCGCGGGGAAGGATAAACCATCAGACAAAAAAGtgcaaacaaaagggaagaggggagcaaaGGGCAAACAGGCGGAGGTGGCTGACCAGCAAACCACAGATGTGCCTGCAGaaaatggagaggctgagaaccagagtccagcctctgaagtggaagagaaagaagccaagtcCGACTAA